AAGGCCAGACCGCAACGAGGCTGGACTCCAGGCCCGCCCGTTCGGGTTCGGGCGCATGGCCAGCAAGAGCAGTTGCGATCGCTTCGATCTGCGTAGGCACCTTGCCCTGCCAGGCGACTGCGCCGCCCGGCCCAGCCCCGTGAACCTTGGTCAGCCCGACCAGCAGGTTTCTCATCGTCGCGCTTCGGGCTGTGCGGGGCTTTTCAGGCGCCGCGCAATCGCCTATCTGCGAGGGAAGCGAAGGAAGGCACCCATGGCGAAGATCACCTATATCGAGCACAACGGCACCGCCCACGAAATCGACGTGAAACCCGGCATGACCGTCATGGAGGGCGCCCGCGACAATGGCGTGCCCGGCATCGACGCGGATTGCGGCGGCGCCTGCGCCTGTTCGACCTGCCATGTCTATGTCGCGGCGGAATGGGTCGACCGCCTGCCGCCCAAGGATCCGATGGAAGAGGACATGCTGGACTTTGCCTGGCAGCCCGATCCCGAGCGCTCGCGGCTGACCTGCCAGATCAAGGTGACGCCGGAGCTGGACGGGCTGGTGGTGAACCTGCCCGAGCGGCAGATCTGAATCCGCGGCCGCCGGGGCAGGGCGGTCAGGCGTTCTCTTTCACCTTGCGGTCGCGCGGGGCATTGGCGCGGATCATGTTGTCCATGAACTGCGAGAAGATGCTTTTCGCCAGATCCACCGTCGAACGCGTGTCATCGGCAAACCAGGGGTCGGTGGCCCGGGTCAGGAAGATCATGTTGCCGCCCTTGACGATGCAATGCAGCATCATCGTCACCACCTCGATGTCGGTGTCCTCGGCCAGAAGGCCCAGGCGCCGCGCCTCGACCAGCTTGCGGTGATAGAGGTCGCGCATCGAGCGGGTATAGCGATGCAGCGTGCTGTCGGGCTTGATCGGCCCGTTCAACCCCGTCACCAGCAACCGGAACAGGGCCGGATTTTTCTCGGCCCAGCCCAGGTAGCTGTCGGCGATGGCGTGAAGCTGGACAAAGGGATCGCTGGTCGCCGAGGCGACCGCGCCTTCGCGCAGGGCGTCGTTCAGCAGCGTCACGGCGTGATAGATCAGCCCCTCGTGCAGTTCCTCGGTCGAACTGAACAAGGCCCGGATCTCTTCCTCGGGTGTTTCGGTGATCCGGGCGAATTCCGCAAGATCAACCGGCAGGGCGCCGGTGCGGTCCAGATAATCCTGAGCCGCGAAGATCAGATTCTGATAGACGTTCCCTCGGCTTTCCATCAGCCGCTCCTGCCGGATCCTCGGGCCAGCTTAGCAGACTTCCGCCGCTGCGGAAGCCTGCAATGCGTGGGAAGCGCAAGGAATTCAGCCGTCGGCGCGGGCCTGCCGCTTGCGCTCGTGCGGATCGAGATGGCGCTTGCGCAGGCGGATGCTTTTCGGCGTGACCTCGACCAGCTCGTCGTCGTCGATATAGGCGATGGCCTCTTCCAGCGACATGCGGACCGGGGGCGTCAGCCGCACCGCCTCGTCCGTGCCCGAGGCGCGCACGTTGGTCAGCTTCTTGCCCTTCAGCGGGTTCACCTCCAGGTCGTTGTCGCGCGAATGCTCGCCGATGATCATGCCCTGATAGACCTGCTCCTGCGCGCCGATGAACATCTTGCCGCGCTCTTCCAGGTTCCACAGCGCATAGGCCACGGAAACCCCGTCCTCCATCGAGATCAGCACGCCCTGGCGCCGGCCCTGAATCGGGCCCTTGTAGGGCGCCCAGCTGTGGAAGATGCGGTTCAAGACGCCATTGCCGCGGGTGTCGGTCATGAACTCGCCCTGATAGCCGATCAGCCCGCGCGAGGGGACATGCGCGACGATGCGGGTCTTGCCGTGGCCGGCGGGCTTCATCTCGACCAGGTCGCCCTTGCGGGCGCCGGTCAGCTTGTCGATCACCGCGCCGGTGTATTCGTCATCGACATCGATGATGGCTTCCTCGATCGGCTCGTGGCGGACGCCGTCGATCTCCTGGAAGATCACGCGCGGGCGCGAGATCGACAGTTCGAAGCCTTCGCGGCGCATGTTCTCGATCAGCACGCCCATCTGCAATTCGCCGCGGCCCGAGACCACGAAGGCGTCGCCGCCGGGCGTGTCCTCGACCTTGATCGCGACATTGGTCTCGGCCTCTTTCATCAGCCGCTCGCGGATGACGCGGGACTGCACCTTGTTGCCGTCGCGGCCGGCCAGCGGGCTGTCGTTGATGCCGAAGGTGACGCTGATGGTCGGCGGGTCGATGGGCTGGGCGGGCAGGGCGGTTTCCACCTCGGGCGCGCAGAGCGTATCGGCCACGGTCGCCTTGGACATGCCGGCGATGGTGACGATGTCGCCCGCGACGGCCTCGTCGATGGGGGCCTGGGTCAGGCCGCGGAAGGCCAGCACCTTCGAGATGCGGAACTGCTCGATGCGCTCGCCGTCGCGCGACAGCGCCTTGATGGTGTCGCCCGGCTTGGCGCGGCCGGCCTCGACGCGGCCGGTCAGGATGCGGCCGATGAACGGGTCGGCGCCCAGCGTGGTCGCCAGCATCTGGAACGGCTCGTCCTGGCGCGCGACCTGTTTCGGCGGCTCGACATGGCGCAGCACCATGTCGAAAAGCGCCGACATATCCTTGCGCGGCCCCTCGAGCGTCTCGTCGGCCCAGCCGCCGATGCCCGAGGCATAGAGATGCGGAAAGTCCAGCTGTTCGTCAGTGGCGCCAAGGTTCGCGAACAGGTCGAACACCTCGTCCAGGGCCTTGTCGGGCTCGGCGGCGGGCTTGTCGACCTTGTTCAGCACCACGATGGGGCGCAGGCCAAGCGCCAGCGCCTTGGAGGTGACGAATTTGGTCTGCGGCATCGGGCCTTCGGCGGCATCGACCAGCAGGCAGACGCCATCGACCATCGACAGGATGCGCTCGACCTCGCCACCGAAATCGGCGTGGCCGGGGGTGTCGACGATATTGATGCGGGTGCCTTTCCACTCGACCGAGGTGGCCTTGGCCAGGATGGTGATGCCGCGCTCGCGCTCGATGTCGTTGCTGTCCATCGCGCGCTCGGCCACGGCCTGGTTTTCGCGGAAGCTGCCCGATTGCTTCAGCAACTGGTCGACCAGCGTGGTCTTGCCGTGGTCAACGTGAGCGATGATCGCGATATTGCGGATGTCCATGGGGCGCCTTTTTCAGAAATTGCGCCCCCGGTAACGCAGAGGGGCGCGAAAGGCCAGCGCCAATCGCAACGGCGCTCAGCGCAGGCCCAGCATGCCCAGGATGAACAGCACCACGACGACGAGGCCGACGAGATAGATGATCGAGTTCATGGCAGTTTTCCTTTGCTCCGACGGCCGCCTCGGGAAGTCCTGCGGTCCGGTCCTGCGCCAAGCCAACACCCGGGTGCGGCGTGGAGTTCCCGGCGTTCAGCCTTCGGAGGCGGCCAGCGATTCGATCAGCGGCCGCACGCCCGAGAGGTCGTAACCCGCCCGTGCCGCCGTCTGCAGCAGGTCCGCGACCGGCTCCTGGCCGGCGCGCGCCAGTGCCCAGAGCACGGTCGAGCGGTTGCCCGAACGGCAATAGGCCAGCTTCGGTCCGTTGAGCGCCAGCGCCTCGGCCTGGGTCGAGATCATCTCGGGCGTGATCTGGCCCGGGGTGAAGGGGTTGAAGACATAGGCGAGGCCCGCTGCGCCGGCCGCGGCGCTCATCGCGGCATGGTCCATGTCAGGGCCGACCTCTTCGTCCGGGCGATTGTTGATCAGCACGCGAAAGCCGGCCTCGGCCAGGGCGGGCACATCCTCGGGCAGGATCTGGGCCGAGACGGCAAGGTCGGGGGTCAGTTGGCGCAGGTCCATGCGGGATCTCCTGGGGCTTCGGTCGGGGCGGCGTGTGGCGACGGATCGTCCCGTTTCGCGCCGCTGTCAAGCGCGGCGATGGATCGTCTCAGCTCAGCGCCGAGACTTCCTCGACCAGCAGCGGCAATTGGGCGAAATCCTCGAAGCTGGCGCGATGCTGCAACTGCTCGACCGGGGTCTTGCGATAGCCGCGGGTAAACAGCAGGAAGGGCATGCCGGCGTTGCGGGCGCATTCCTCGTCGAATTCGCTGTCGCCGACATAGACCCCGCGCGGCGCATCGGGATTGGCGCCAAGCGCCTGGAAGGCCGCGCGCAGCGGCGCCGGGTCGGGCTTGCGTTGCGGCAGGGAATCGCCGCCGATCACCGCGCCGAACAGCCGAGCGATGCCGAAATGCTCCAGCACCGCTTGCGTCGGCGCCAGCGGCTTGTTGGTGCATAGCCCCAGCGGATAGCCGCGATCCGCAAGAATGCCAAGCGTTTCCAGAACGTTGGGGTAAAGCCGGGTCAGGCCGGTCGCCTCGTGATAGCGGGTCATGAACGAGGCGACCAGATCGCGATGCGCCTCGACCGGCAAGGTGGTCGCGCCGATGACGCGGCGCCACAGCAGATCCACGCCGCCGCCGATGAAGCCGCGGACCTGGTCCAGCGTCAGCGGCCGCACGCCATGCAGGCGCAGCACCGCGTTCACGCAGGCATGAATGTCGGGGGCGCTGTCGATCAGCGTGCCGTCAAGGTCGAAAACCACGGGACAGGGGGCGAAACAGACGGTCATTCAAGCCTTCCATTTGATCGAGCAGCCGATCGAGGCGATCTGGTCCCGCGGACCTTGCCCGGTTTCGGCGATCTGCGCCATAGCCTCGTAGAGCTCGCGCCGGGCGTCCGGGTCGCCCGGGCTGCGCCCCGAGGCGTCGAGCCGGCCGCGATACTGCAATTCGCCCTTGGCGTTGTAGCCGAAGAAATCCGGCGTGCATTCGGCGCCATAGGCGCGCGCGACCGCCTGGGTCTCGTCGTAGAGATAGGGAAAGCTGAAGCCGTGTTTCAGCGCCTCGGCCTTCATGTGCTCGGGCGCGTCCTGCGGGTATTCGGCAACGTCATTGGCCGAGATGGCGACGACGCCGATGCCCAGCTTCTGCAGATCGGCGGCGTCGCGCTGGATGCGATCGATGACGGCCTGCACATAGGGGCAATGGTTGCAGATGAACATGACCAGCGTGCCGCGCGGCCCGGCGATGTCGTCGAGCGCGACCATGCGGCCATCGGGGTCCGGCAGCGTGAAATCCGGCATGGCGGCGCCGAATTCACAGACGGGAGGACGGACTGCCATGAGATCTCCTTCCTGGGTGGCTGGCGAATGTTTAGCACCACGCGGTCGCCAGGTGCAAAGCCGGGATTGGCGTCGGGGTCCGAGCCCGGTGTTTTTGCCCGTGGCCTGACGGCCGAAGTCCTGTGCGCGCAGTCCTTCCGAGCAGTTTCCCGCAGTATCTTGGGTTCGTACGGATTCTGCGGTCATACCCGCTCCATCGTTCGCCAGAGGGTTCGGCCGACGCGCTTCGATATGCGCAGGATTTCATTGCGGGCGATTGCTGTCCTGACCCATGGGGTGGTTCGGCTTCAGTCTTAATGCATGATGGGCTTTCGGGCCATCTGGATGGCCGATGAGCCCCAAACTACACGGCGGGCGCCGTGTCAAAGCCATCCGATCCGCTTCTTCACGGCTGGCCAAGGCAGCGACCGCGCTGGCGCGGCGGATTCTTGGGGGGCCGCGGCAATCTGGCTGGTGACGGATCGCGGCATGATGCCGATTGACTCGCGAAGCCCAGCAAGCAAGGAACCAAGCTCCGGATCCCGAGAAGAAAATAGCAGAACGATATTACATAATCTTGGTTATCATAATATCCACCTGATCGTAAGAAGCTGTCGAGCAACCGAAATAATGGCTATTCGGCCCCTTTGTCCTTTCCACAACCAGTTGTTGTCCATCGCCGCGACTGATCCTGGAGTAAGATCAGTAATTTCAATGCACCGGCGCTCCTCTTTCCTCACGCCTTGCGCAGCGCGATCACCGCATTCAGGCCGCCAAAGGCGAATGCGTTCGAGAGTACCGCCTCGACCCGTGCCTCGCGCGCGGTGTTCGGCACCACGTCCAGCGCGCATTCCGGGTCCGGCTCCTCATAGCCGATGGTCGGCGCGATCACGCCGTCGCGCAAAGCCATGATGCAGGCCAGCAATTCGACCGCGCCAGTGCCGCCGATCAGGTGGCCATGCATCGACTTGGTGGATGAGATCATCAGCCGGTCGGCGTGATGGCCGAAGGCATGGGCCACGGCGGCGCATTCGGTCTTGTCATTGGCCGCCGTGCCGGTGCCATGGGCGTTGATATAGCCCACTTCCTCGGGGCGCATATGCGCGTCCAGCATGGCATTGGTGATGGTGCGCTCGGCGCCGATGGCCGAGGGCATGACGATGTCCTGCGCGTCCGCCGACATGGAAAAGCCCACCACTTCGGCCAGGATGTCGGCGCCGCGCGCCACCGCGTGCTCCCAGTCCTCGAAGACGAAGACCCCTGCCCCCTCGCCCTGCACCATGCCGTTGCGGGTGGCCGAGAACGGGCGGCAGGCGTCCTTGGACATGACCCGTAACCCCTCCCAGGCCTTGACGCCGCCAAAGCACAGCATCGCCTCGGAACCGCCGGTCAGCATCACGGTCGCCGCGCCCGAACGCACCATGTTGAAGGCCATGCCCATGGCGTGGTTGGAACTGGCGCAGGCCGTCGCCACGGTGAAGCTGGGGCCCAGCAGCCCGTATTCCAGCGAGACATGCGAACAGGCCGCGTTGTTCATCAGCTTGGGCACGACGAAGGGATGGACGCGGTTCTTGCCCTCTTCATAGACGGTGCGGTAGTTTTCGTCCCAGGTGTTCATGCCGCCGGCGGCGGTGCCCAGCACCACGCCCGAGCGCAAGCCCAGCTCGCCCTCGAAGATCAGGCCCGACTGCTCGACCGCCTCGCGTGCGGCCAGCAGCGTGAACTGGGTGAACTTGTCATAGAGGACGATCTGCTGGCGGTTGAAATAGGTCTCCGCCTCCCAGTCGCGGACCTGGCCGCCGATGCGGATCGCCAGCCGCTCGACATCGCGGAATTCCAGCGGGCCGATGCCGCAGCGCCCCTCGCGCATGGCCTCGAAGGTCGCGGGCACGTCGCGCCCCAGCGCGTTGACCGTGCCCATGCCGGTGATCGCCACCCGGCGCATCCCGTTGGCGTGACGCCCCATGATGACGCGGCCCAGCATGGTGCGCGCGGCCTTGGTCGCGCTTTTCACCTTGCCCTTGACCTTGGCGGTCTTGCGTTCGGCCTTTGGCGGCTTCTCGCCCTTCAGCTTCTTGGCGCTCATGCCTTTTCAGCGACCAGCTTTTCCACCGCCGAGACGATGGCGCCCAGGCTGGAGATGTCGAACTCGGACTTTTCCGGCTCGTTGGCGTTGAAGGGCACCGAAATGTCGAAGGCTTCCTCGATGGCGAAGATCGACTCGACCAGGCCCAGGCTGTCGATGCCGATGTCCTGCGGCGTCATGTCGAGCTTCAGCTCCGATGGGTCCAGCATCGCCTGTTCGGCGACGATGCGGATGATGCGGTCGCGGACTTCTGTCATATCGGTCTCCATTCAGGCCTTGTCGGCGCCGGGGCGCTTGTCCAACAAGTTCTTAACAGTTTCACGAAGCTCTGCCACCTGCGCGTAAAGCCGCGGCAGGCGGCGGATGTTCTTCTGCGCCTCGACATGGGTTTCCATCTTGACCGCCGGGCTGCCCAGCAGCACCCGGCCGGCGGGCGCGTTGGTGAAGATCTTGGTGGCGCCGCCGGCGATCACGTCGTCGCCGACGAAGATATTGTCCGAGACGCCGACCTGCCCGCCCAGCACCACCCGGTTGCCG
This portion of the Paracoccus sp. N5 genome encodes:
- a CDS encoding 2Fe-2S iron-sulfur cluster-binding protein; its protein translation is MAKITYIEHNGTAHEIDVKPGMTVMEGARDNGVPGIDADCGGACACSTCHVYVAAEWVDRLPPKDPMEEDMLDFAWQPDPERSRLTCQIKVTPELDGLVVNLPERQI
- the typA gene encoding translational GTPase TypA; this encodes MDIRNIAIIAHVDHGKTTLVDQLLKQSGSFRENQAVAERAMDSNDIERERGITILAKATSVEWKGTRINIVDTPGHADFGGEVERILSMVDGVCLLVDAAEGPMPQTKFVTSKALALGLRPIVVLNKVDKPAAEPDKALDEVFDLFANLGATDEQLDFPHLYASGIGGWADETLEGPRKDMSALFDMVLRHVEPPKQVARQDEPFQMLATTLGADPFIGRILTGRVEAGRAKPGDTIKALSRDGERIEQFRISKVLAFRGLTQAPIDEAVAGDIVTIAGMSKATVADTLCAPEVETALPAQPIDPPTISVTFGINDSPLAGRDGNKVQSRVIRERLMKEAETNVAIKVEDTPGGDAFVVSGRGELQMGVLIENMRREGFELSISRPRVIFQEIDGVRHEPIEEAIIDVDDEYTGAVIDKLTGARKGDLVEMKPAGHGKTRIVAHVPSRGLIGYQGEFMTDTRGNGVLNRIFHSWAPYKGPIQGRRQGVLISMEDGVSVAYALWNLEERGKMFIGAQEQVYQGMIIGEHSRDNDLEVNPLKGKKLTNVRASGTDEAVRLTPPVRMSLEEAIAYIDDDELVEVTPKSIRLRKRHLDPHERKRQARADG
- a CDS encoding TIGR01244 family sulfur transferase, which gives rise to MDLRQLTPDLAVSAQILPEDVPALAEAGFRVLINNRPDEEVGPDMDHAAMSAAAGAAGLAYVFNPFTPGQITPEMISTQAEALALNGPKLAYCRSGNRSTVLWALARAGQEPVADLLQTAARAGYDLSGVRPLIESLAASEG
- the gph gene encoding phosphoglycolate phosphatase (PGP is an essential enzyme in the glycolate salvage pathway in higher organisms (photorespiration in plants). Phosphoglycolate results from the oxidase activity of RubisCO in the Calvin cycle when concentrations of carbon dioxide are low relative to oxygen. This enzyme is a member of the Haloacid Dehalogenase (HAD) superfamily of aspartate-nucleophile hydrolase enzymes (PF00702).), coding for MTVCFAPCPVVFDLDGTLIDSAPDIHACVNAVLRLHGVRPLTLDQVRGFIGGGVDLLWRRVIGATTLPVEAHRDLVASFMTRYHEATGLTRLYPNVLETLGILADRGYPLGLCTNKPLAPTQAVLEHFGIARLFGAVIGGDSLPQRKPDPAPLRAAFQALGANPDAPRGVYVGDSEFDEECARNAGMPFLLFTRGYRKTPVEQLQHRASFEDFAQLPLLVEEVSALS
- a CDS encoding thioredoxin family protein, producing MAVRPPVCEFGAAMPDFTLPDPDGRMVALDDIAGPRGTLVMFICNHCPYVQAVIDRIQRDAADLQKLGIGVVAISANDVAEYPQDAPEHMKAEALKHGFSFPYLYDETQAVARAYGAECTPDFFGYNAKGELQYRGRLDASGRSPGDPDARRELYEAMAQIAETGQGPRDQIASIGCSIKWKA
- a CDS encoding beta-ketoacyl-[acyl-carrier-protein] synthase family protein, which gives rise to MRRVAITGMGTVNALGRDVPATFEAMREGRCGIGPLEFRDVERLAIRIGGQVRDWEAETYFNRQQIVLYDKFTQFTLLAAREAVEQSGLIFEGELGLRSGVVLGTAAGGMNTWDENYRTVYEEGKNRVHPFVVPKLMNNAACSHVSLEYGLLGPSFTVATACASSNHAMGMAFNMVRSGAATVMLTGGSEAMLCFGGVKAWEGLRVMSKDACRPFSATRNGMVQGEGAGVFVFEDWEHAVARGADILAEVVGFSMSADAQDIVMPSAIGAERTITNAMLDAHMRPEEVGYINAHGTGTAANDKTECAAVAHAFGHHADRLMISSTKSMHGHLIGGTGAVELLACIMALRDGVIAPTIGYEEPDPECALDVVPNTAREARVEAVLSNAFAFGGLNAVIALRKA
- a CDS encoding phosphopantetheine-binding protein, producing the protein MTEVRDRIIRIVAEQAMLDPSELKLDMTPQDIGIDSLGLVESIFAIEEAFDISVPFNANEPEKSEFDISSLGAIVSAVEKLVAEKA